One Purpureocillium takamizusanense chromosome 1, complete sequence genomic window carries:
- a CDS encoding uncharacterized protein (COG:P~EggNog:ENOG503NV93~TransMembrane:6 (i325-348o354-377i397-415o435-456i468-484o490-509i)) — translation MSSPSQRGRPLRRPSLLSLDDSYHHHYPLATRTGTLASLIRSRSQQRLSGGAGGIAAAGGGPGSAGGSWPPPASRRMSSDDEEAAWARHEDDDIERLLRDETRLGQVLRGPQIRSMNLIGKSNPRYSWDRYWKQEDELRAMKKPIREYYERTNELIQQYMYIDCLLDSSIPHDLLNEYNAELEASAFRPVDVPATISEEPSLSQSVSASLDLNGSGPGPGSYGSITPASNNNNTNSNNTAGSTSPPGSGSKPSLPQKRTPKDIFRSSEALPLLKHMDGHEPHDDDEAEDESSPALPSSPDETGPRPYLPWLEDAEIDSDDPVVTLAIWVNLVANVILLVGKILVVVSVPSMSVLASLVDAVLDFLSTAIVWITTRLISTGQKDQHQYPVGRRRLEPVGVLVFSVIMVTSFVQVGLECIQRLASPEHEILQLGLPAIIIMISTIVIKGACWVWCRVVKNSSVRALAEDAKTDVIFNIGSILFPIIGFYGKVWWLDATGGLLLSFVVIVTWSRTSAHHVRNLTGFSARPDERNLLLYLTMRFATAIRQIQNLRAYHAGDKLFVEVDIVLSAITPLKDSHDLSEVLTYFLESVPIVDRAFVHVDYASYNAPTHMLKQSAT, via the exons ATGAGTTCGCCAAgccagcgaggccgccctctccGGAGACCCTCGCTTCTCTCCCTCGATGACagctaccaccaccactacccgCTGGCCACCCGCACCGGCACGCTGGCGTCCCTCATCCGGAGCCGCTCGCAGCAGAGGCTCAGCGGCGGTGCCGGTGgcatcgccgctgctggtggtggtcctGGCAGTGCCGGCGGCTCGTGGCCCCCGcccgcgagccgccgcatgagctccgacgacgaggaggccgcgtgggcgcgccacgaggacgacgacatcgagagGCTCCTGAGGGACGAGacgcgcctcggccaggtcctcAGGGGCCCTCAGATCCGGAGCATGAACCTCATTGGCAAAAGCAACCCGCGCTATAGCTGGGACCGCTACTGGAAGCAGGAGGACGAGCTCCGGGCCATGAAGAAACCAAT CCGCGAGTACTATGAGCGCACCAACGAGCTCATCCAGCAATACATGTACATCGACTGCCTCCTGGACTCGTCCATCCCTCACGACCTGCTCAACGAGTACaacgccgagctggaggccTCCGCCTTccgccccgtcgacgtgcccgccACCATCAGCGAGGAGCCCAGCCTGTCCCAGTCCGTGTCTGCCTCGCTCGACCTCAACGGctccggccccggccccgggtCGTACGGCTCCATCACCCCGGCgtccaacaacaacaataccAACAGTAACAACACCGCCGGGAGCACCAGCCCccccggcagcggctccaAGCCCTCCCTGCCGCAGAAGCGCACGCCCAAGGACATCTTCCGCTCGTCAGAGGCCCTCCCGCTCCTCAAGCACATGGACGGCCACGAGCcgcacgacgatgacgaggcagaggacgagtcgtcgcccgccctgccgtcgtcgcccgacgagACCGGCCCGCGGCCCTACCTCCCCtggctcgaggacgccgagatcgacagcgacgaccccgtcgtcaccctcgccaTCTGGGtcaacctcgtcgccaacgtcatcctcctcgtcggcaagatcctcgtcgtcgtctccgtcccgtccatgtccgtcctcgccagtctcgtcgacgccgtgctcgacTTTCTCAGCACCGCCATTGTCTGGATCACGACGCGGCTCATCTCCACGGGCCAAAAGGACCAGCACCAATATCccgtcggccgtcgtcg CCTAGAACCCGTCGGCGTCTTGGTCTTCTCCGTCATCATGGTCACGTCCTTTGTGCAGGTCGGCCTGGAGTGTATACAGCGCCTGGCGAGCCCAGAGCACGAGATTCTGCAGCTGGGCCTtcccgccatcatcatcatgatcAGCACCATTGTCATCAAGGGCGCATGCTGGGTCTGGTGTCGCGTCGTCAAGAACTCGAGCGTCCGTGCCTT AGCCGAGGACGCCAAAACGGACGTCATTTTCAACATTGGATCCATTCTCTTTCCCATCA TCGGATTCTACGGCAAAGTCTGGTGGCTCGACGCCACgggcggcctcctcctctccttcgtcgtcatcgtcacctgGAGCCGGACGTCGGCCCACCACGTCCGCAACCTCACCGGCttctccgcccgccccgacgagcgcaacctcctcctctacCTCACCATGCGcttcgccaccgccatccgCCAGATCCAGAACCTCCGCGCCTaccacgccggcgacaagctcttcgtcgaggtcgacatCGTCCTCTCCGCCATCACCCCGCTCAAGGACAGCCACGACCTCAGCGAGGTCCTCACCTACTTCCTCGAGTCCGTCCCCATCGTCGACAGGGCCTTTGTCCACGTCGACTACGCCAGCTACAACGCGCCCACGCACATGCTCAAGCAGTCGGCCACGTGA
- a CDS encoding uncharacterized protein (EggNog:ENOG503NU97) gives MPRFSVAFSRRKSAADEFEHVPITTPEQHSFRVIERKDVANNRTFDGGAKMARASANVTPKPNFLELNGEDNMFADLKTNRGSGLSNTTNATSTDNSSRHSNASTAPSSTDFAGGSGNDDYRHTAKPPPLQRPPQSQPQESPGRGSLKSSFLDRATRTFSFGGQKKHTIPPPKESSPIPDVPPILTFQSGEDAGNRSRGLTASSVSTATPTPQEQSGLDLGADFGSMMPSFDKRASMATLKNDAFIEPRSLTGIRHLQPAPMSPDSFQPSEPLLSGQSSTSESDTARNAYDTPPPPVPRHQTPGSFKYANRTSDVVEDEDAKLLRDSVTAMKSLAAEEGQRNEPREPQTYRYRREDDTFAAPQHRTIASTFNKEENMFEGSASRFSRPSQPYTPRSASNRPPQNKVMTPAEFEKYRQDKERSSNDKAAVSAAKEADEEDEINYDDDDDEQEKSKQQAKQRRKQEAHMAVYRQQMMKVTGEPTPSTPIQRTGRPGLLPSSSAPQLSQMKAPSPDPAIGASDEDDDEDVPLGILQAHGFPTRNRPPTRLSQMPSNSHLRSSSQGPPPGRPASVVTDSRRHSVLPAFARNLPQDPFVGASIVKPAVRESLAFGGDVGQSPRLQVPNAPGGLVGVIASEERSRAMRRGSPSIDPHQMAAMNGPQGPGFDPVGGIPPHMMYNGMPQMPQPMLTPGDQAQIQMTQQMQQFMQMQMQFMQMMAVNQNGGGPPMQPPMQQHMMQPGQQFGGPLPYNQSMVDLPSRHSMMAEPMPNMMEPRRMDYGMRTMSMVQPSSASFMQPPPARQGAPSIRGSMAGYTPSIAPSERSNIGLPGRYRPVSVAPASPAMDEAPRPVTMSGGLSSWSDDKSKSTVKAVPKEEQSAGGDEDDDEQGWEEMRAKRDKKRSQWKSKKSFFGDLAL, from the exons ATGCCTAGATTCTCGGTCGCCTTTTCCCGGCGcaagtccgccgccgacgagttCGAGCATGTGCCCATAACGACACCCGAGCAGCACTCGTTTCGCGTCATCGAGCGGAAGGATGTTGCCAACAACCGGACCTTTGACGGCGGAGCCAAGAtggcccgcgcctcggccaatGTGACCCCGAAGCCCAATTTCCTGGAACTCAACGGCGAGGATAACATGTTTGCTGACCTAAAGACGAATCG TGGTAGCGGCCTTTCCAACACGACGAATGCCACGTCGACCGATAATTCTTCTCGCCACAGCAacgcgtcgacggcccctTCGTCGACGGACTTTGCTGGTGGCAGCGGGAACGACGACTACCGCCACACTGCGAAGCCTCCCCCGCTGCAGCGGCCACCGCAGTCACAGCCCCAAGAGTCTCCAGGCCGTGGGAGCCTCAAGTCCAGTTTTCTGGACCGAGCCACCCGCACCTTTTCCTTCGGCGGACAAAAGAAGCACACGATTCCCCCACCCAAGGAGTCGTCGCCTATCCCTGACGTGCCCCCGATACTCACCTTTCAGAGCGGGGAGGACGCCGGAAATAGGTCACGGGGCctgacggcgtcgtcggtgagtACAGCAACGCCAACTCCACAGGAACAATCTGGACTGGATTTGGGAGCGGACTTCGGCTCTATGATGCCCTCTTTTGACAAAAGGGCAAGCATGGCAACCTTGAAAAATGACGCTTTCATCGAGCCCCGATCCCTTACAGGAATTCGACACCTGCAGCCAGCCCCAATGAGCCCAGACAGTTTCCAGCCGTCGGAGCCGCTGTTGAGCGGCCAGAGCAGCACGAGTGAGTCGGACACGGCGCGCAACGCCTACGatacgccgccgccgcctgtgccTCGCCACCAGACTCCCGGCTCCTTCAAATATGCGAACCGCACTTCGGATGTGGtggaagacgaagacgctAAGCTTCTTAGAGATTCTGTCACGGCGATGAAGTCTTTGGCGGCGGAAGAAGGGCAGCGAAACGAACCCCGCGAACCCCAGACTTATCGGTACAGGCGTGAGGATGACACGTTCGCTGCGCCCCAGCATCGCACCATCGCCTCTACATTCAACAAGGAGGAAAACATGTTCGAGGGAAGCGCGTCTCGGTTTTCTCGGCCGTCTCAACCGTATACTCCTCGGTCAGCCAGTAACAGGCCACCACAGAACAAGGTCATGACTCCCGCAGAATTTGAAAAGTACCGACAGGACAAGGAACGAAGCTCAAACGACAAGGCGGCTGTCTCCGCCGCAAAGGAGGCggatgaggaagacgagaTTAActacgatgacgacgacgacgagcaggaaAAGTCGAAGCAACAGGCAAAGCAGCGGAGGAAGCAAGAGGCACACATGGCTGTCTATCGGCAGCAGATGATGAAGGTCACAGGGGAGCCAACTCCAAGCACGCCGATTCAGCGGACCGGACGTCCGGGCCTGCTCccatcgtcgagcgcgccacAGCTCAGCCAGATGaaggcgccctcgccggaCCCAGCCATTGGGGCATccgatgaggatgatgacgaagacgtGCCTCTTGGCATTCTTCAAGCTCATGGGTTCCCGACCAGGAACCGGCCGCCAACGAGGCTGAGCCAGATGCCTTCGAACTCCCACctgcgctcgtcgtcccAGGGACCGCCCCCCGGCCGTCCGGCGTCTGTCGTGACAGACTCTCGTCGACACTCCGTCCTCCCCGCGTTTGCCAGGAACCTGCCACAGGATCCCTTTGTCGGGGCTAGCATCGTCAAGCCGGCCGTGAGAGAGTCGCTTGCGTTCGGAGGTGACGTGGGGCAGTCGCCCAGGCTGCAGGTGCCCAACGCTcccggcggcctcgttggCGTCATCGCGAGTGAGGAGCGATCGAGAGCCATGCGCCGGGGCAGCCCCAGCATCGACCCTCATCAGATGGCTGCCATGAACGGGCCTCAAGGTCCCGGTTTCGACCcggtcggcggcatcccccCGCACATGATGTACAACGGCATGCCCCAGATGCCCCAGCCGATGCTCACGCCCGGCGACCAGGCGCAGATCCAGATGACGCAGCAGATGCAACAGTTcatgcagatgcagatgcagTTTATGCAGATGATGGCGGTAAATCAGAATGGTGGGGGGCCCCCGATGCAGCCACCAATGCAGCAACACATGATGCAACCGGGGCAGCAGTTCGGCGGCCCGTTGCCGTACAACCAGTCCATGGTTGATCTACCGTCCCGACATTCGATGATGGCTGAGCCGATGCCAAACATGATGGAGCCGCGCCGCATGGATTACGGCATGCGGACGATGAGCATGGTGCAGCCCAGCTCCGCATCCTTCATGCAGCCACCACCGGCACGGCAGGGcgctccatccatccgcgGCTCCATGGCTGGATACACGCCCTCGATTGCCCCTTCGGAGCGCAGCAACattggcctgcctggccgctACCGGCCGGTGTCGGTGGCCCCCgcatcgcccgccatggacgaaGCCCCGAGGCCCGTGACAATGTCGGGGGGGCTTTCCAGCTGGAGCGACGACAAGAGCAAGTCGACCGTGAAGGCGGTCCCCAAGGAAGAGCAGAGTGCGGgaggcgacgaagacgacgacgagcagggtTGGGAGGAGATGAGGGCCAAACGCGACAAGAAGCGGTCACAGTGGAAGAGCAAAAAGAGTTTCTTTGGCGACCTGGCACTGTGA
- the RIB4 gene encoding 6,7-dimethyl-8-ribityllumazine synthase (COG:H~EggNog:ENOG503P149~BUSCO:EOG09264OYZ) — protein sequence MSLKGPTPQQHDGSALRVAIVHARWNSTIIEPLVAGAKAKLLACGVKDANVVVQSCPGSWELPFAVQRLFSASQIQSSSTGAGPSATDLLASSTADLTSTTTTSSSLPGGAAASGPFDAIIAIGVLIKGETMHFEYIADATTQGLMRVQLDTGVPVIFGVLTVLNDDQAKARAGVDGKGHNHGEDWGLAAVEMGVKRKEWASGRIEG from the exons ATGTCCCTCAAGGGCCCGAccccccagcagcacgacggctccgccctgcgcgtcgccatcgtccaCGCGCGCTGGAACTCGACCATCATCgagcccctcgtcgccggcgcaaaggccaagctcctcgcctgcggcgtcaaggacgccaacgtcgtcgtGCAGTCCTGCCCGGGCTCGTGGGAGCTTCCCTTTGCCGTCCAGCG cctcttctccgcctcgcAGATCCAATCCTCCTCCACAGGCGCCGGCCCCTCTGCGACCGACCTCCTCGCCTCTTCCACCGCCGACCTGAcctcgaccaccaccacctcctcctccctacccgggggagccgccgcctcgggcccctttgacgccatcatcgccatcggcgtGCTCATCAAGGGCGAGACCATGCACTTCGAGTACATtgccgacgccaccacccagGGCCTAATGCGCGTCCAGCTCGACACGGGCGTCCCCGTCATCTTCGGCGTCCTCACcgtcctcaacgacgaccaggccaaggcccgcgccggcgtcgacggcaagggccacAACCACGGCGAGGACTggggcctggccgccgtcgagatgggCGTCAAGAGGAAGGAGTGGGCGAGTGGCAGGATTGAGGGCTag
- the RIB4 gene encoding 6,7-dimethyl-8-ribityllumazine synthase (COG:H~EggNog:ENOG503P149) — protein MIDNMLKPSPTPFSLFSASQIQSSSTGAGPSATDLLASSTADLTSTTTTSSSLPGGAAASGPFDAIIAIGVLIKGETMHFEYIADATTQGLMRVQLDTGVPVIFGVLTVLNDDQAKARAGVDGKGHNHGEDWGLAAVEMGVKRKEWASGRIEG, from the coding sequence ATGATAGATAATATGCTGAAACCTTCCCCTACGCCCTTCAgcctcttctccgcctcgcAGATCCAATCCTCCTCCACAGGCGCCGGCCCCTCTGCGACCGACCTCCTCGCCTCTTCCACCGCCGACCTGAcctcgaccaccaccacctcctcctccctacccgggggagccgccgcctcgggcccctttgacgccatcatcgccatcggcgtGCTCATCAAGGGCGAGACCATGCACTTCGAGTACATtgccgacgccaccacccagGGCCTAATGCGCGTCCAGCTCGACACGGGCGTCCCCGTCATCTTCGGCGTCCTCACcgtcctcaacgacgaccaggccaaggcccgcgccggcgtcgacggcaagggccacAACCACGGCGAGGACTggggcctggccgccgtcgagatgggCGTCAAGAGGAAGGAGTGGGCGAGTGGCAGGATTGAGGGCTag
- a CDS encoding uncharacterized protein (EggNog:ENOG503NW5B~COG:L), whose protein sequence is MAILPLPQETVRLLSSSVKLTSPRDVLKELVDNAIDAGATSIDVVVSPNTLDRIVLRDNGRGVDLEDLDLLGRRGHTSKLRSFEELRNKGGETLGFRGDALASVNSIATVAITTRTSGEPVATRIWLRHGVGGVVDRKPVSAPVGSTVQATELFKPLPARRALLLNNTHKTLSGMRDLLSAYVIARPCLKVSLKVAGHDGSLMSYAPKTSASVKEAALQLFGKASVANCTPVSLHHEASGFALEAFLPDREFDLTAMKSKAIFVSVDRRPLSSYGELPKLLYKQLKSHILRFLPGSSPMLFMQLNITCPQGSYDVNGSSLKDEVQFANQQEVLERFEELCWSVYGVRKSPDGGESQTVAASPVRISTR, encoded by the coding sequence ATGGCCATTCTCCCCTTGCCGCAGGAGACCGTTCGCCTGCTCTCCTCCTCAGTGAAGCTCACGAGCCCTCGCGATGTTCTCAAGGAGCTTGTTGACAACGCCAtcgatgccggcgccacGTCGATTGACGTCGTCGTATCGCCCAACACACTCGACAGAATCGTGCTGCGGGAcaacggccgcggcgtcgacctggaAGACCTGGACCTGCTCGGGAGGAGGGGCCATACAAGCAAGCTGAGAAGCTTTGAGGAGCTTCGGAacaagggcggcgagacgcTTGGTTTCAGGGGCGACGCCCTGGCTAGTGTCAACTCCATCGCTACCGTGGCTAtcacgacgaggacgtcgggAGAACCGGTGGCCACTCGCATCTGGTTGCGGCATGgtgttggcggcgtcgtcgacagaaAGCCGGTCTCTGCGCCTGTTGGATCGACCGTGCAAGCCACTGAGCTCTTCAAACCCCTACCGGCGCGGAGAGCTCTCCTCCTCAACAACACACATAAGACGCTTTCGGGGATGCGAGACCTTCTAAGCGCATATGTCATCGCTCGGCCATGCCTGAAAGTGTCGTTGAAGGTGGCCGGGCACGATGGCAGCCTCATGTCGTATGCACCCAAGACCTCGGCTTCTGTCAAAGAGGCCGCCCTTCAGCTGTTCGGCAAAGCGTCGGTTGCCAACTGCACGCCAGTCAGTCTTCACCATGAAGCCAGTGGCTTCGCGTTGGAAGCCTTCCTCCCGGATCGAGAATTCGACTTGACGGCGATGAAGAGCAAAGCAATATTCGTGTCGGTGGATCGGAGACCTTTATCATCTTATGGAGAGCTGCCAAAACTGCTGTACAAGCAGCTCAAGTCACATATTTTGAGATTTTTGCCTGGAAGTTCGCCAATGCTATTCATGCAGCTGAACATCACCTGTCCCCAGGGAAGTTACGACGTGAACGGTTCCTCGTTGAAGGACGAGGTGCAGTTCGCCAACCAACAAGAAGTGTTGGAGCGCTTTGAGGAATTGTGCTGGTCAGTGTACGGCGTCAGAAAGTCACCCGACGGAGGAGAGAGTCAGACAGTGGCTGCCTCACCGGTGCGGATCTCAACAAGGTGA